A window of Sutcliffiella cohnii contains these coding sequences:
- a CDS encoding LCP family protein, whose amino-acid sequence MRSERRQKKKMKKWVKVTLSILAVFVLLVGGYIGYTLFTLNKALTTMHDPLDRDFSTLRTGPVDLSKKQPFSVLIMGIDKESGGTDRGRTDSLMVVTVNPADDSMKMMSIPRDTRVELVGRGTLDKINHAHAFGGVEMSIPTVEKFLNIPIDFYVKMNMEGFKDIVNAVGGVEVNNSFAFTQDKFTFQEGRISLNGDEALAFSRMRKQDPRGDFGRTDRQKQVVQGVINKGASVTGLANVNSLLGAIGHNVNTNLSRQDMMLIQRNYLEARHNVDTLQLSGSGSTINGVYYFVVPEDERTRVSNIFKEHLNIN is encoded by the coding sequence ATGAGATCTGAACGTAGACAAAAGAAGAAAATGAAAAAATGGGTAAAAGTCACTCTTAGCATTCTAGCTGTATTTGTCCTGTTAGTTGGTGGTTATATTGGATATACGTTATTTACTTTAAATAAAGCATTAACAACGATGCACGACCCTTTAGATCGAGATTTCTCAACATTGAGAACAGGTCCTGTCGATTTGTCTAAAAAACAGCCATTTTCTGTCCTTATAATGGGGATTGATAAAGAATCAGGTGGAACAGATCGAGGCCGAACAGACTCTTTAATGGTGGTCACTGTTAATCCTGCAGACGATTCCATGAAAATGATGAGTATACCGCGTGATACTCGTGTTGAGCTTGTTGGTAGAGGAACATTAGATAAAATTAATCATGCTCACGCTTTTGGTGGAGTCGAAATGAGCATACCAACAGTAGAAAAGTTTTTAAACATTCCAATTGATTTTTATGTAAAAATGAATATGGAAGGTTTTAAAGATATCGTAAACGCAGTTGGCGGTGTAGAAGTAAACAATTCCTTTGCTTTTACGCAAGATAAGTTTACTTTCCAAGAGGGCCGAATCTCTTTAAACGGAGATGAAGCACTTGCGTTCTCACGAATGAGGAAACAAGATCCACGAGGAGATTTCGGAAGAACAGACCGACAAAAACAAGTCGTCCAAGGTGTTATTAACAAAGGCGCTTCCGTAACAGGATTGGCTAACGTGAATTCTTTACTTGGTGCAATCGGTCATAACGTCAATACAAACCTTTCCAGACAAGATATGATGCTTATTCAACGTAACTATTTAGAAGCACGTCATAATGTGGATACATTACAACTTAGCGGCTCAGGGTCCACTATTAACGGAGTATACTATTTTGTTGTCCCTGAGGACGAAAGAACGAGAGTGTCAAATATCTTTAAAGAACATTTGAATATAAATTGA
- a CDS encoding processed acidic surface protein, translating to MKFIIKMLVIGIILSLLQFPNITSAAPTDEEVQTYLREIGWTERELKAYLDFYEVSLQDFKNIEALRKELGTPITKESLHELLDSYNITEEELNILLARFGEKIQDYTFIEDLDVAIDFYLTHEEEVARAERFFVSMGFEEREAHLLFQHILRLDKDTLLPALSKIQDDLRQVTTNEEALTVWRQFFEVFQLGATVYQVDDQGRSVINREDMLSSQQMDNATWILELSTASTTDVLASLTLNEEMLTSAYAAEKGEELIFTAQVVMQLSDKLYGTRMPQTATSNGAGMLVGLGLMAVGLFLSRRVRQ from the coding sequence ATGAAATTTATTATAAAAATGCTAGTCATTGGAATAATTCTATCTTTATTGCAGTTCCCGAACATAACTTCGGCTGCACCTACAGACGAAGAAGTTCAAACATATCTTCGTGAAATTGGTTGGACTGAGCGGGAATTAAAGGCGTATTTAGATTTTTATGAAGTATCGCTCCAAGATTTTAAAAATATTGAAGCATTACGAAAAGAATTAGGTACTCCAATTACGAAAGAAAGTCTACACGAATTATTGGATTCGTACAATATTACAGAGGAAGAATTAAATATTTTGTTAGCAAGGTTCGGAGAGAAAATTCAAGATTATACGTTCATTGAAGATTTAGATGTGGCGATCGATTTTTACTTAACACATGAGGAAGAAGTAGCTCGAGCAGAGAGATTTTTCGTATCGATGGGCTTTGAAGAGCGTGAAGCACATTTATTATTTCAACATATTTTACGTTTAGATAAAGATACGCTACTACCAGCATTAAGTAAAATTCAAGACGATTTAAGGCAAGTTACTACGAATGAAGAGGCGCTTACTGTTTGGCGACAGTTTTTTGAAGTGTTTCAATTAGGTGCCACAGTTTATCAAGTGGATGACCAAGGTCGATCAGTAATAAATAGGGAAGATATGCTTTCTTCTCAGCAAATGGATAATGCTACGTGGATTTTAGAGCTTTCCACTGCGAGTACGACCGATGTTTTAGCCTCTCTAACTTTAAATGAAGAAATGCTAACAAGTGCGTATGCAGCAGAAAAGGGAGAAGAGCTTATTTTTACAGCCCAAGTAGTTATGCAATTAAGTGACAAGTTATATGGAACTCGGATGCCGCAAACAGCAACTTCGAATGGAGCAGGAATGCTAGTTGGACTAGGCTTAATGGCTGTTGGATTGTTTTTATCGAGAAGGGTCCGACAATGA
- a CDS encoding methyltransferase domain-containing protein, giving the protein MAYQQQGVRGEYWSDRTSMMYYKYVDFLVGAFASNAKSMIDVGTANTRYIESFNWIPERYSLDIKNPYSSDTVQGIEMDFLKFEPTRKFDFVTCLQVLEHIPDVQEFARKLLQISDKVLISVPYLWPVGSDKEHVHDPIDLEKVNSWMGKEPSYYIIVEEPLRIPEKKMNKRLICYYQNKPVNFGEALKQAKTFRGMNMIESNTINENVNLINLEEKLQVLINNQKDTTEILRLELQVMRLRDKISDQAIKNENRYNEISKLENELEELERKRKAVKKQKRFYKKSYDKVISSTSWKITYPLRRFVDIIKGKK; this is encoded by the coding sequence TTGGCATATCAACAACAAGGGGTGCGAGGGGAATATTGGAGTGACCGAACATCAATGATGTATTATAAATACGTTGATTTTTTAGTAGGAGCATTTGCTTCTAATGCAAAAAGCATGATAGATGTTGGAACTGCAAATACCCGTTACATAGAAAGTTTTAATTGGATACCTGAAAGATATTCATTAGACATAAAAAATCCGTATAGTTCTGACACAGTACAAGGAATTGAGATGGACTTCCTAAAGTTTGAACCGACAAGAAAATTTGATTTTGTAACTTGCTTACAGGTGTTGGAACATATACCTGATGTACAGGAGTTTGCTCGAAAGCTACTTCAAATATCAGATAAAGTATTAATTTCAGTTCCCTATTTATGGCCAGTAGGTTCAGATAAGGAACACGTGCACGATCCAATTGATTTAGAAAAAGTTAATAGCTGGATGGGAAAAGAACCATCATATTACATTATTGTAGAAGAACCATTAAGAATACCAGAAAAAAAGATGAATAAAAGGCTGATATGCTATTACCAAAATAAACCGGTAAATTTTGGAGAGGCTTTAAAACAGGCAAAAACGTTTAGAGGGATGAATATGATTGAATCAAACACAATTAATGAGAATGTTAACCTTATCAATTTAGAAGAAAAACTACAAGTATTGATAAATAATCAAAAAGACACTACTGAAATTCTTCGCTTAGAATTACAAGTAATGCGATTAAGAGATAAAATATCGGACCAAGCGATAAAGAACGAGAATCGCTATAACGAAATATCAAAACTAGAAAATGAGCTGGAAGAGCTGGAAAGGAAAAGAAAGGCTGTAAAAAAACAAAAGCGTTTTTATAAAAAGTCCTATGATAAAGTAATCAGTAGTACTTCTTGGAAGATTACTTATCCATTAAGGAGATTTGTCGATATTATAAAAGGGAAAAAGTAA
- a CDS encoding glycosyltransferase family 2 protein, with product MEAPYSSKDIEDSVSGKLNNTINEYDDLKQEYEDVLYRDKELSNRINELKLQVNRAKSHLKSEQHSRNKLKKKYDKLVTSTSWRLTSPIRKSTDIFKSILKVNNKNTVKNSRTSTSSTVIKNKRENVRNLDRKLWGGFFTYALEEITNIKNTETAPVDERVKAARALARLHYDKGNFQQAAAELAFIDETKKLKRPNIDRVIPEIKVMKKIDQTEKAKQKVWETIDYNGFEAELCISMAYLNDNEQQKLKWFNLIYEKNGLSPIEITDTSRVASIENIYNPSAKKANSLDQYKISIIIPAYNSADSIHIALESLLKQTLSNIEIIVVDDCSQDNTIEVVTEYTKRDNRIKLIKKEINQGAYMARNTALGHVTGDYITIHDGDDWSHSQKLELQLQAILDNSNSVGSVSYLIRSLEDLTPVNAGSLLSNKFIMMNSSSLLFHKSVLEKLGGWDSVRVAGDTEFIWRIENLFGKESIVRVLPKVPLSFALSNENSLTGKSATHVKTIMYGLRRTYRESFQWWHKSIGHISEFYLDPKKVNRSFPCPVPNMVNKPESRLYDFVYIADFSKSDAEILAHIKSLRDNGNKVAIFHWPHYNNSALEPIADEVYQIVNDYKVDILVVNEVVETDKTIIGSPEVLEYALDSAPEINTNETYVFVNENNNNHDSLIGNVKLVFNNMEPKAVKRNEYINM from the coding sequence ATGGAAGCGCCCTATAGTAGTAAAGATATAGAAGATAGTGTAAGTGGTAAGCTAAACAATACAATTAATGAATATGACGATCTAAAACAAGAATATGAGGATGTACTTTATAGAGATAAAGAGCTTTCAAATCGCATAAATGAACTTAAGTTACAAGTTAATCGAGCAAAAAGCCATTTAAAAAGTGAGCAGCATAGTAGGAATAAATTAAAAAAGAAATATGATAAACTCGTTACAAGTACTAGTTGGAGACTAACTAGTCCAATAAGAAAAAGTACTGATATCTTCAAAAGTATATTGAAAGTAAATAACAAAAATACTGTGAAGAATTCAAGAACCAGTACGAGCTCAACAGTAATTAAAAATAAGCGAGAAAATGTCCGTAATTTAGATCGGAAGTTATGGGGAGGATTTTTCACTTATGCACTTGAGGAAATTACCAATATAAAAAATACTGAAACGGCACCAGTTGATGAAAGAGTTAAAGCAGCCCGAGCTTTAGCAAGATTGCACTACGATAAAGGCAACTTTCAACAGGCCGCTGCAGAATTAGCATTTATAGATGAAACAAAAAAATTAAAAAGACCTAATATTGATCGGGTAATACCAGAAATAAAAGTTATGAAAAAAATAGATCAAACAGAAAAAGCTAAACAAAAAGTTTGGGAAACAATAGATTACAATGGATTTGAAGCAGAATTATGTATTTCAATGGCTTACTTAAATGATAACGAGCAACAAAAATTAAAATGGTTTAATTTAATATATGAGAAAAACGGATTATCACCAATAGAAATTACTGATACAAGTAGAGTAGCAAGTATTGAAAACATTTATAATCCAAGTGCAAAGAAAGCTAATTCTCTAGATCAGTATAAAATATCAATTATCATTCCGGCTTATAATTCTGCCGACTCTATCCATATTGCTCTAGAAAGCTTATTAAAACAAACGTTATCAAATATAGAAATTATTGTAGTAGATGACTGTAGTCAGGATAATACGATAGAAGTAGTAACGGAGTATACAAAGAGAGATAATAGAATAAAGCTTATAAAAAAGGAAATCAATCAAGGTGCCTATATGGCTAGAAACACAGCACTAGGCCATGTTACCGGTGATTATATTACTATCCATGACGGTGATGATTGGTCTCACTCTCAAAAATTAGAATTACAACTCCAAGCAATTTTAGATAATTCCAATTCTGTTGGTTCGGTTTCTTACTTAATACGGTCATTAGAAGATTTAACGCCTGTTAATGCAGGTTCACTATTAAGTAATAAATTTATTATGATGAATTCTTCTTCACTATTATTTCATAAATCAGTTTTAGAAAAGCTTGGTGGCTGGGATAGTGTACGTGTAGCAGGAGACACTGAATTTATTTGGAGAATAGAGAATTTATTTGGTAAAGAAAGTATTGTTCGCGTATTGCCTAAAGTGCCTTTATCGTTTGCGTTATCTAATGAAAACTCACTAACTGGAAAAAGTGCAACTCATGTTAAAACTATTATGTATGGTTTAAGAAGGACTTATAGAGAGTCTTTCCAATGGTGGCATAAGTCTATTGGTCACATTTCCGAGTTTTATTTAGATCCAAAGAAAGTCAATAGAAGTTTCCCTTGTCCTGTTCCAAATATGGTTAATAAACCTGAATCACGTTTATATGATTTTGTTTATATTGCTGATTTTTCAAAATCAGATGCAGAAATCTTAGCACATATTAAGTCTTTACGAGACAATGGAAATAAGGTAGCGATTTTTCATTGGCCTCATTATAATAATAGTGCACTTGAACCTATTGCAGATGAAGTATACCAAATTGTTAATGACTACAAGGTTGATATACTTGTTGTTAATGAAGTAGTCGAAACAGATAAAACAATAATAGGTAGTCCAGAAGTTTTAGAATATGCATTGGATAGTGCACCGGAAATTAATACAAATGAAACTTACGTTTTCGTGAATGAAAATAATAATAATCATGATTCATTAATTGGAAATGTAAAGTTGGTATTTAATAATATGGAACCTAAGGCAGTAAAGAGAAATGAATATATAAATATGTAG
- a CDS encoding manganese-dependent inorganic pyrophosphatase, translating into MNKTLIFGHKNPDTDTICSAIAYAHLKKELGANVEAVRLGEVNGETKYALEHFGIEAPRLVETVANESNGVILVDHNEFQQSAADIEDTHILEVIDHHRVSNFQTADPLYMRVEPVGCTATILNKLYKEKSVEIPKNIAGLMLSAIVSDSLLFKSPTCTDEDIAAAKELATIAGVDVDKYGLDMLKAGADLSEKTAAELISIDAKEFAMGNYKVEVAQVNAVDVSEVMARQTELEEKLNDVISSKGLDLFVLVVTDILNSDSTALALGQKADAVEKAFNVTLDNHTAVLKGVVSRKKQIVPVLTEALK; encoded by the coding sequence ATGAACAAAACATTAATCTTCGGACACAAAAACCCAGACACGGATACTATTTGTTCGGCTATTGCATATGCTCATTTAAAAAAGGAGTTAGGTGCGAATGTTGAAGCAGTGCGATTAGGTGAAGTAAATGGTGAAACAAAATACGCACTTGAACACTTCGGGATTGAGGCTCCTCGTTTAGTAGAGACTGTAGCGAATGAATCGAATGGTGTAATATTAGTAGACCATAACGAATTCCAGCAAAGTGCAGCTGATATCGAAGATACTCATATTTTGGAAGTGATTGATCATCACCGTGTTTCTAATTTCCAAACGGCAGATCCGTTATACATGCGTGTGGAGCCAGTTGGTTGTACGGCAACGATTTTAAACAAGCTTTATAAAGAAAAAAGCGTAGAAATCCCGAAAAACATTGCAGGTTTAATGTTATCTGCAATTGTTTCTGATTCGCTTCTATTCAAATCTCCAACTTGCACAGATGAAGATATTGCAGCTGCAAAAGAGCTAGCGACTATCGCAGGTGTCGATGTAGATAAATACGGCTTAGATATGTTAAAAGCTGGTGCTGACTTAAGTGAAAAAACAGCTGCAGAATTAATTTCTATCGATGCAAAGGAATTTGCAATGGGTAATTATAAAGTAGAGGTTGCACAAGTGAATGCTGTTGACGTTTCAGAAGTAATGGCACGCCAGACGGAACTTGAAGAAAAACTAAATGATGTTATTTCCAGCAAAGGATTAGATTTATTTGTTCTAGTTGTAACAGATATACTAAACAGTGATTCCACTGCTTTAGCACTCGGCCAAAAAGCGGATGCAGTCGAAAAAGCATTTAACGTAACGTTAGATAATCATACAGCTGTGTTAAAAGGCGTTGTATCACGTAAAAAGCAAATCGTTCCTGTTTTGACAGAAGCTTTAAAATAA
- a CDS encoding class D sortase: protein MREAKVISMFFISMGAVLFLQSGIAFWEGIRSVEEGVIERTVPPPIEPTIEQTFMAGEKIGYLHIPAQQKKISIFEGTSEKELQKGIGHLPKSSFPGQVGNIVLSGHRDTVFLHIDEWSVGDELTIESNGEHYTYKIKKTRIVDKDDGTVLVPRPREELTITTCYPFQFIGSAPERYIVIAERIK, encoded by the coding sequence ATGAGAGAGGCGAAAGTAATTTCGATGTTTTTTATTAGCATGGGTGCGGTGTTATTTCTGCAAAGTGGAATTGCGTTTTGGGAAGGAATACGGTCAGTGGAAGAAGGAGTGATTGAGCGTACGGTTCCACCTCCAATCGAGCCTACTATTGAGCAGACCTTTATGGCTGGTGAGAAAATAGGCTACTTACATATTCCTGCACAACAAAAAAAGATTAGCATTTTTGAAGGAACATCTGAGAAAGAACTACAAAAAGGAATTGGCCATTTACCGAAAAGCTCATTCCCAGGACAGGTCGGAAATATCGTTTTATCAGGACATCGTGATACCGTATTTCTTCATATAGATGAATGGAGCGTTGGAGACGAGCTCACCATTGAAAGTAATGGCGAACACTATACGTACAAAATAAAAAAGACGAGAATTGTCGATAAGGATGATGGGACCGTCCTTGTACCCCGTCCCAGGGAGGAATTAACGATTACGACATGTTATCCGTTTCAATTTATCGGCAGCGCTCCTGAGCGATACATTGTTATAGCAGAACGAATAAAATAA